Proteins found in one Homalodisca vitripennis isolate AUS2020 chromosome 4, UT_GWSS_2.1, whole genome shotgun sequence genomic segment:
- the LOC124359631 gene encoding uncharacterized protein LOC124359631 isoform X1, producing the protein MSDTNKQNSCEQKSCMSRTYEQYPPDDNVNAELRGRPVLYTGVVWIGILRRFLIPRRCDQMLPPPEQRPQDKPVAKSVSHSPAAIAPAEPKPLLQLASNPEKQNSQEQQQLRRHQRDLSVSPLASLMSQVQEASAGAVHQVQRLSQDLNGLVEDGKATTSDTIEAIRGEQALMLRCGAITVSGLVGYLSGLRRGAVTRLVYSATGATAMAAICYPQETRHYNSRGLAVVRQIIVFSVDLVRDGPQRILGKEIVDESEGEEQQRSENTKSRMNFGQIIKKLDSNRGENKFKTSTNIPTEEKQELTETQELSSQNHQIENPNIPDASSPASIQEDEKPTATDIANSIPYSPAIPAPPKMKSGDSQSYETHQYTENTLLDNVTATTTTENVHTRLQNYNLKDIQNKNDRTNATEATNAQYYQSKSHFAVDSVPIHEIHITEKETESEDEDNLIKNENLSQTEQHPLNKKLTRYYVKQPDEKLNTPEKGYDDLYSKRG; encoded by the exons ATGTCtgatacaaataaacaaaattcatgtGAACAAAAGTCTTGTATGTCTAGAACATATGAGCAATATCCACCTGATGACAACGTAAATGCTGAATTGCGAGGAAGACCCGTACTGTATACTGGGGTGGTGTGGATTGGC ATCCTGCGCCGATTCCTGATCCCCCGGAGATGTGACCAAATGCTACCGCCCCCAGAGCAACGGCCTCAGGACAAACCGGTGGCCAAGTCTGTGTCCCACAGTCCCGCAGCAATCGCACCTGCAGAACCCAAACCGTTGCTGCAACTCGCCAGCAA TCCGGAGAAACAGAACAGCCAGGAGCAACAGCAGCTGAGACGTCACCAGAGAGATCTGAGTGTCTCACCGCTGGCGTCGCTGATGTCACAGGTGCAAGAGGCGTCGGCTGGAGCAGTGCACCAGGTCCAGCGGTTGTCACAGGACCTCAACGGGCTCGTGGAAGATGGGAAGGCCACCACGTCAG ACACGATAGAGGCCATCAGGGGCGAGCAGGCGCTGATGTTGAGATGTGGCGCCATCACCGTGAGTGGATTGGTGGGCTATCTGTCAGGGCTGCGTCGCGGCGCTGTCACCCGTCTCGTGTACTCTGCTACCGGCGCCACTGCCATGGCCGCCATCTGCTACCCGCAGGAGACTCGTCACTACAACAGCCGCGGCTTGGCGGTAGTGCGGCAGATCATCGTTTTCAGCGTGGACCTCGTGCGTGACG gtcCTCAGAGAATACTCGGAAAAGAGATTGTAGATGAATCCGAAGGCGAAGAACAGCAGCGGTCTGAAAATACAAAAAGTCGAATGAATTTTGGACAAATCATTAAAAAGTTAGACTCCAATCGaggtgaaaataaatttaaaactagtacaAATATTCCAACAGAGGAGAAACAAGAATTAACTGAGACTCAAGAGTTGTCATCACAGAATCATCAAATAGAAAACCCAAATATTCCAGACGCATCCTCCCCTGCCTCCATTCAAGAAGATGAAAAGCCTACAGCAACAGATATAGCCAATTCTATCCCATACTCACCTGCAATTCCCGCACCTCCCAAAATGAAATCGGGCGATAGTCAGAGCTATGAAACTCATCAGTATACAGAAAATACTTTATTAGACAATGTAACAGCGACCACTACAACAGAAAATGTTCATACaagattacaaaattacaatttaaaagatattcAGAATAAGAATGATCGAACAAACGCTACAGAAGCTACAAACGCGCAATACTATCAAAGTAAATCTCACTTCGCTGTCGATTCTGTTCCTATTCATGAAATACATATAACGGAAAAAGAAACCGAATCGGAAGACGAAGACAActtgattaaaaatgaaaatcttaGCCAAACTGAACAACATCCCTTGAACAAAAAGTTAACACGCTACTATGTAAAACAGCCAGATgaaaaa CTTAACACCCCTGAAAAAGGATATGATGATTTATACTCTAAGCGGGGATGA
- the LOC124359631 gene encoding MICOS complex subunit MIC27-like isoform X2 produces MSDTNKQNSCEQKSCMSRTYEQYPPDDNVNAELRGRPVLYTGVVWIGILRRFLIPRRCDQMLPPPEQRPQDKPVAKSVSHSPAAIAPAEPKPLLQLASNPEKQNSQEQQQLRRHQRDLSVSPLASLMSQVQEASAGAVHQVQRLSQDLNGLVEDGKATTSDTIEAIRGEQALMLRCGAITVSGLVGYLSGLRRGAVTRLVYSATGATAMAAICYPQETRHYNSRGLAVVRQIIVFSVDLVRDA; encoded by the exons ATGTCtgatacaaataaacaaaattcatgtGAACAAAAGTCTTGTATGTCTAGAACATATGAGCAATATCCACCTGATGACAACGTAAATGCTGAATTGCGAGGAAGACCCGTACTGTATACTGGGGTGGTGTGGATTGGC ATCCTGCGCCGATTCCTGATCCCCCGGAGATGTGACCAAATGCTACCGCCCCCAGAGCAACGGCCTCAGGACAAACCGGTGGCCAAGTCTGTGTCCCACAGTCCCGCAGCAATCGCACCTGCAGAACCCAAACCGTTGCTGCAACTCGCCAGCAA TCCGGAGAAACAGAACAGCCAGGAGCAACAGCAGCTGAGACGTCACCAGAGAGATCTGAGTGTCTCACCGCTGGCGTCGCTGATGTCACAGGTGCAAGAGGCGTCGGCTGGAGCAGTGCACCAGGTCCAGCGGTTGTCACAGGACCTCAACGGGCTCGTGGAAGATGGGAAGGCCACCACGTCAG ACACGATAGAGGCCATCAGGGGCGAGCAGGCGCTGATGTTGAGATGTGGCGCCATCACCGTGAGTGGATTGGTGGGCTATCTGTCAGGGCTGCGTCGCGGCGCTGTCACCCGTCTCGTGTACTCTGCTACCGGCGCCACTGCCATGGCCGCCATCTGCTACCCGCAGGAGACTCGTCACTACAACAGCCGCGGCTTGGCGGTAGTGCGGCAGATCATCGTTTTCAGCGTGGACCTCGTGCGTGACG CTTAA